One Schistocerca nitens isolate TAMUIC-IGC-003100 chromosome 1, iqSchNite1.1, whole genome shotgun sequence DNA segment encodes these proteins:
- the LOC126245442 gene encoding UDP-glycosyltransferase UGT5-like isoform X3 — protein sequence MSLVSCADGRKWQRFWQCILLLTGVITQCQGANILSVMSVPSKSHMVFLSPLLHELAQRGHNLTVISPFPHSPPVKNIRDIKLNVTMDSFRKERNMSLFEMGEVNPFILLLFSSTIGSSMCKNAISTPEVQDLITSNNQKFDLLIAGVFTECFLGLAHKHNASIIQQIPNTLAFVMGDAVGNPAAYAYIPDIMLDIPVNMNFLQRTLNSVYGLLVELLRFFVYVPNQQEIMLSYSKNIDNLPSVEKLFKSSSLVLINNHESIGLSRPLTPNTIQVGGMHIKPAKDLPKDLKTILDDSKEGVIFFSLGSNVQASEMPNDKFIAFMKAFSKLKQEVLWKWDQDTMVGKPNNVHLGKWFPQNDILGHKNVVLFISHGGLLSLQEAVYHGVPVVGIPLFGDQKVNLIRAEAKGYAVKLVFPNVTEESLLWAINEVLTQQKYRQRAAELSQLFRDQPQQPLERAIFWTEYVLRHGGATHLRSAAVDLYWWQLALLDVAAAVAVCTLVPVLLCLFVVRRCRRRHATPEVRAESKKKR from the exons AGATTCTGGCAGTGTATACTTTTGCTAACTGGAGTTATCACACAGTGCCAGGGAGCTAACATTCTGTCAGTTATGTCAGTTCCAAGCAAGAGCCACATGGTCTTTTTGTCACCACTGCTTCATGAACTAGCACAGAGAGGACATAATTTGACTGTGATTAGTCCATTCCCACATTCTCCCCCGGTCAAGAACATAAGAGATATTAAATTGAACGTCACAATGGACAGTTTCC GAAAAGAGAGAAACATGTCCCTGTTTGAGATGGGTGAAGTTAACCCATTTATTTTACTTCTCTTCTCTAGCACCATTGGAAGTTCAATGTGCAAGAATGCTATCAGTACACCAGAAGTACAAGATCTAATAACATCCAATAATCAGAAGTTCGATCTCCTCATAGCTGGAGTTTTCACAGAGTGTTTTCTTGGATTGGCTCACAAGCATAATGCCAGTATTATACAACAAATTCCTAATACTCTAGCATTTGTGATGGGTGACGCAGTTGGCAATCCTGCTGCATATGCCTACATTCCTGACATAATGCTTGATATTCCTGTGAATATGAATTTTTTACAACGGACATTAAACAGTGTGTATGGGCTCCTTGTTGAATTACTGCGATTCTTTGTTTATGTGCCCAATCAACAAGAAATTATGTTGTCATATTCTAAGAATATTGATAATTTACCATCTGTTGAGAAATTGTTCAAAAGCAGTTCCCTGGTCCTCATAAACAACCATGAAAGCATAGGCCTTTCCAGgccactaacaccaaatacaattcaagtTGGAGGAATGCATATTAAACCTGCAAAAGATCTTCCAAAG GACCTTAAAACAATTTTGGATGATTCAAAAGAAGGAGTTATATTCTTCAGTTTGGGATCaaatgttcaagcttctgaaatgccAAATGACAAGTTCATTGCCTTTATGAAAGCTTTCTCAAAACTGAAGCAAGAAGTACTGTGGAAATGGGATCAAGATACTATGGTTGGGAAGCCAAATAATGTACATCTTGGGAAATGGTTTCCCCAAAATGATATTTTGG GACATAAAAATGTTGTGTTATTTATATCACATGGTGGCTTACTGAGTCTTCAAGAAGCTGTCTACCATGGAGTTCCAGTTGTAGGAATACCACTATTTGGTGATCAGAAAGTGAATTTGATTCGAGCTGAGGCCAAAGGATATGCAGTTAAATTAGTATTCCCCAATGTAACAGAAGAGTCATTACTGTGGGCAATCAATGAAGTTTTAACTCAGCAAAA GTACCGGCAGCGTGCAGCAGAGCTGTCGCAACTGTTCCGTGACCAGCCCCAGCAGCCTCTTGAGCGCGCCATCTTCTGGACCGAGTACGTGTTGCGGCACGGTGGTGCAACACACTTGCGCAGTGCAGCAGTGGACCTCTACTGGTGGCAGCTGGCATTGCTTGATGTTGCAGCAGCCGTTGCAGTCTGCACGCTGGTACCAGTGTTGCTCTGCCTCTTTGTGGTTCGCAG